In Bdellovibrionota bacterium, the following are encoded in one genomic region:
- a CDS encoding class I SAM-dependent methyltransferase gives MTCELCGNDLTGLRKTVRSASDHYNPERRLNVIDCTACGMSYLESKFQIDEESLGYASDPGFTEHWGRPAHMHDFELKRLFCSYRATHITVLAPKELRFLEFGSGTGFCISRAKEFGFGEIVGMDKDENACHQIRTREGVPMYASFDAIRKHYGDGYFDVIYSAHTLEHVLHLREALGHLHALLRQGGLFLAIVPNYSLLSVYFEKVFLSVIGPGFSYSVIQSGHLNYFTRKTLAAYLENAGFRGVRSVPSVFGEEQLRKIGLSGKAWSEILFQSEALLLRPLDWLGQSLLLTVCATKEREISANK, from the coding sequence CTCTGTGGCAACGATCTCACCGGTTTGCGCAAAACGGTCCGCTCTGCTTCGGATCACTACAATCCGGAACGTCGGTTGAACGTCATCGATTGTACGGCATGCGGAATGTCGTACCTGGAGTCGAAGTTCCAAATCGATGAGGAGAGTCTCGGATACGCCAGTGACCCCGGGTTCACCGAGCATTGGGGGAGACCTGCCCACATGCACGACTTCGAGCTGAAACGGTTGTTTTGTTCGTATCGGGCGACGCACATCACAGTGCTTGCGCCGAAGGAACTACGTTTCCTGGAATTTGGAAGCGGCACGGGGTTTTGCATTTCAAGAGCGAAGGAGTTCGGCTTTGGCGAGATCGTCGGCATGGACAAAGACGAGAACGCGTGCCACCAGATTCGAACGCGGGAGGGCGTCCCGATGTACGCGTCATTCGACGCGATTCGTAAACATTATGGCGACGGTTACTTTGATGTGATCTATTCGGCCCATACGCTCGAGCATGTCCTTCACCTCCGGGAGGCACTTGGCCACCTCCACGCCCTGCTGCGCCAGGGGGGGCTTTTCTTGGCCATCGTCCCCAACTATTCGCTCCTGTCGGTCTATTTCGAAAAGGTGTTTTTGTCGGTCATCGGGCCTGGGTTTTCATATTCGGTGATTCAGAGCGGGCATCTCAACTATTTCACACGCAAAACGTTGGCAGCTTATCTTGAGAACGCCGGCTTTCGTGGCGTTCGGTCGGTGCCGAGTGTTTTCGGTGAGGAGCAATTGCGCAAGATCGGTCTTTCGGGAAAGGCGTGGTCGGAGATCCTTTTTCAGTCAGAGGCTCTGCTTCTGCGACCGTTGGACTGGTTGGGTCAGTCTCTCTTGCTGACGGTTTGTGCGACAAAGGAGCGGGAGATCTCCGCAAACAAGTAA